The following proteins come from a genomic window of Gimesia chilikensis:
- the gltB gene encoding glutamate synthase large subunit translates to MTSRTVRRGTDSENKAQNSLFQVGRFPEAHGLYDPEFEHDSCGVGFVAHIKGKRSHQIVVDADEMLRHMTHRGACGCEENTGDGAGILVSMPHDFLQRVVKEDLNLDLPPSGHYGMGNVFLPTDESQREHCKKVVEETVNAQGLVVLGWRELPVEPTKADIGPSALRALPHMEQVFISTSNHKVADHDHLERQLYIILKASSRQLREGSSLPQGLMFYFCSLSSNILVYKGMLTPDQVMPFYPDLQAEDFTSHLAMVHSRFSTNTFPSWDRAQPCRFMAHNGEINTLRGNANWMFARQGMMSSELFGDDLNKLFPIIEPHCSDSGNFDNALELLLMSGRPLPEVMMMMIPEAWQNHHSISVAKRAFYEYYSALQEPWDGPASVSFTDGKCIGAVLDRNGLRPSRYYVTHDDRVIMASEVGTLEVDPKLVKEKGRLQPGKMFLVDFEEGRLIPDEEIKEKYATKRPYQEWLQNQRLRLQDLPPAEKIDSVPTEELLSRLQAFGFTFETLKFMLIPLIKAKKDPIGSMGNDAALACLSDQPRLIYDYFHQLFAQVTNPAIDSIREEVIMSLECYIGPEGNLLESTEDQCHRLLIPEPIITNEQLAAIKKMDYRGWKTKTIDVTYPKSEGEAGFRAALDRIREEASQAIADGFSLIVVSDRAVCKDRVALPTLVSCGAIHHHLVRNEQRTQIGIVLETGEAREVHHHCLLFGYGADAINPYMAFEALWHSLEVGELDAKKWDRASIVAAYRKGVCKGMLKVMAKMGISTLQSYKGAQIFEAVGLNQEIIEACFSGTASRIKGIGFDVVAKECEMRHNIGYPQRDQKRLPVLPNPGVYHWRANGEKHSWSPENIANLQAAASSGDKNAYKQFAKAVNEETTRQCHLRGLLAFKKREPIPLDEVEPVTEIVKRFCTGAMSYGSISAESHEALAIAMNRLGGKSNTGEGGEDYSRFKPLDNGDSKRSAIKQIASGRFGVTSWYLTNADELQIKISQGAKPGEGGELPGHKVNKIIASVRHSTPGVGLISPPPHHDIYSIEDLSQLIYDLKNSNPSARISVKLVSEVGVGTIASGVAKGHADNILISGASGGTGASPLTSVKHAGLPWELGISETHQTLVLNDLRSRVRLQTDGQLKTGRDIIIATLLGAEEYGFSTGPLITMGCIMMRKCHLNTCPVGIATQNPELRKKFAGQPEHVVNYFFLLAEEAREIMAELGFRTINEMVGRSDVLELDEGVAHWKAKHLDLTPILRLAEKPHENVGTYCTMDQQHGLEVVIDNLLISEAQPAIQNGESVTIDVKLKNTDRTFGTMLSHEVSKHHGAEGLPDETIHINSKGSAGQSLGAWLAHGITIEHEGDANDYVGKGLSGGRIIIYPPENSTFKPEDNIIVGNVNLYGATEGEVYIRGQAAERFCVRNSGAKAVVEGIGDHGCEYMTGGRAVVLGETGRNFAAGMSGGVAYVYDPEGHLLQNSNLETVELERLEDAEDIAELKELIDNHRKFTGSTVAKAILDNWENELELFKKVMPVDYKRALLEMAAEEAEAAASV, encoded by the coding sequence ATGACGAGTCGAACCGTTCGACGTGGAACTGATTCCGAAAACAAAGCACAAAACTCCCTGTTTCAAGTGGGGCGTTTCCCGGAAGCTCATGGGCTCTACGATCCGGAATTCGAGCATGACAGCTGTGGTGTGGGTTTCGTCGCCCATATCAAAGGCAAACGGTCACACCAGATTGTGGTCGACGCCGATGAAATGCTGCGTCATATGACTCACCGTGGCGCCTGTGGTTGCGAAGAAAATACGGGCGACGGTGCCGGTATTCTGGTTTCCATGCCTCACGACTTCCTGCAACGCGTGGTGAAGGAAGATCTGAACCTCGATCTGCCTCCCTCGGGTCATTACGGCATGGGAAATGTCTTCCTGCCGACCGATGAATCACAGCGGGAACACTGCAAAAAGGTCGTGGAAGAGACCGTCAACGCCCAGGGACTGGTTGTCCTGGGCTGGCGTGAACTGCCCGTGGAACCGACCAAGGCCGACATCGGTCCCTCCGCGCTGCGTGCTCTGCCGCACATGGAGCAGGTCTTTATCTCCACTTCAAATCACAAGGTCGCCGATCACGATCACCTCGAACGTCAGCTGTATATCATCCTGAAGGCTTCCAGCCGTCAGTTGCGTGAAGGCAGCAGCCTGCCCCAGGGACTGATGTTCTACTTCTGTTCGCTGTCCAGCAACATCCTGGTTTACAAAGGGATGCTGACTCCCGACCAGGTGATGCCGTTCTACCCCGACCTGCAGGCGGAAGACTTCACCAGCCACCTGGCAATGGTACACTCCCGCTTCTCAACAAACACCTTCCCCAGCTGGGACCGGGCACAGCCGTGCCGCTTCATGGCTCATAACGGGGAAATCAATACCCTGCGTGGGAACGCCAACTGGATGTTTGCCCGCCAGGGAATGATGTCCAGCGAGCTGTTCGGCGACGATCTGAACAAGCTGTTCCCGATCATCGAGCCGCACTGCTCAGACTCGGGTAACTTCGACAACGCACTGGAACTGCTGCTGATGTCCGGTCGTCCGCTGCCGGAAGTGATGATGATGATGATTCCAGAAGCCTGGCAGAACCATCATTCCATTTCCGTCGCTAAGCGTGCGTTCTATGAATATTACTCCGCCTTGCAGGAACCATGGGACGGGCCGGCATCAGTTTCCTTCACCGATGGTAAATGTATCGGCGCCGTGCTGGACCGGAACGGTCTGCGTCCGAGCCGTTACTACGTGACTCACGACGATCGTGTCATCATGGCCAGCGAAGTGGGAACCCTGGAAGTCGATCCGAAACTGGTAAAGGAAAAAGGCCGTCTGCAGCCCGGGAAGATGTTCCTGGTTGACTTCGAAGAAGGCCGCCTGATCCCCGATGAAGAGATCAAAGAAAAGTACGCCACCAAGCGTCCTTACCAGGAATGGCTCCAGAATCAGCGTCTGCGTCTGCAGGACCTGCCACCTGCTGAGAAGATCGATTCGGTTCCGACCGAAGAGCTTTTGTCCCGTCTGCAGGCCTTTGGTTTCACATTCGAAACGCTGAAGTTCATGTTGATTCCGCTGATCAAGGCCAAGAAGGATCCCATCGGTTCCATGGGGAACGATGCGGCCCTGGCCTGCCTCAGCGATCAGCCCCGCCTGATTTACGATTACTTCCACCAGCTGTTCGCCCAGGTGACGAACCCCGCGATCGACTCGATCCGCGAGGAAGTCATCATGTCGCTGGAATGTTACATCGGTCCGGAAGGCAACCTGCTGGAATCGACCGAAGACCAGTGTCATCGACTGCTCATTCCCGAGCCGATCATCACCAACGAGCAACTGGCCGCCATCAAGAAGATGGATTACCGGGGCTGGAAAACCAAAACGATCGACGTGACTTATCCCAAGTCGGAAGGGGAAGCCGGTTTCCGGGCTGCCCTGGATCGGATTCGGGAAGAAGCCTCTCAGGCGATCGCCGATGGCTTCAGCCTGATCGTGGTTTCGGACCGGGCCGTCTGTAAAGATCGTGTCGCTCTGCCGACCCTGGTTTCCTGTGGTGCGATTCACCATCACCTGGTTCGCAACGAACAGCGTACGCAGATCGGGATCGTGCTGGAAACCGGCGAAGCCCGCGAAGTGCATCACCACTGTCTGCTGTTCGGCTACGGTGCCGATGCAATCAACCCCTACATGGCCTTCGAAGCCCTCTGGCACTCGCTGGAAGTCGGCGAGCTGGATGCGAAGAAATGGGACCGCGCTTCCATCGTGGCCGCTTATCGCAAAGGTGTCTGCAAAGGGATGCTGAAAGTGATGGCCAAGATGGGTATCTCGACCCTGCAGAGCTACAAGGGCGCCCAGATCTTCGAAGCCGTCGGTCTGAACCAGGAAATCATCGAAGCCTGTTTCTCGGGAACCGCCAGCCGGATCAAGGGAATTGGTTTTGACGTGGTCGCCAAAGAATGCGAAATGCGTCACAACATCGGCTACCCGCAGCGGGATCAAAAGCGTCTGCCCGTTCTGCCTAACCCCGGTGTGTACCACTGGCGGGCCAACGGAGAAAAGCACTCCTGGTCACCGGAAAACATTGCCAACCTGCAGGCTGCTGCGAGCTCGGGCGACAAGAATGCTTACAAGCAGTTCGCGAAAGCTGTCAATGAAGAGACAACCCGGCAGTGTCACCTGCGTGGTCTGCTGGCCTTCAAAAAGCGGGAACCGATTCCGCTGGACGAAGTCGAACCGGTGACGGAAATCGTCAAGCGATTCTGTACCGGTGCGATGAGCTACGGTTCGATCTCGGCTGAATCTCACGAAGCCCTGGCGATCGCCATGAACCGCCTGGGTGGTAAGAGTAACACCGGTGAAGGGGGCGAAGATTATTCGCGCTTCAAGCCGCTGGATAACGGCGATTCCAAACGGTCGGCCATTAAGCAGATCGCTTCCGGGCGGTTTGGTGTGACCAGCTGGTATCTGACCAACGCTGACGAACTGCAGATCAAGATTTCTCAAGGTGCGAAGCCGGGAGAAGGGGGCGAACTGCCCGGGCATAAGGTCAATAAGATCATTGCTTCGGTACGTCACTCCACTCCGGGGGTCGGGCTGATCAGTCCTCCGCCGCACCACGATATTTACTCGATCGAAGACCTTTCGCAGCTGATTTACGACCTGAAGAACAGTAACCCCTCGGCCCGGATCAGCGTGAAGCTGGTATCGGAAGTCGGCGTGGGTACGATTGCTTCGGGTGTGGCCAAAGGTCATGCCGACAACATCCTGATCTCGGGAGCCTCCGGTGGTACCGGGGCCTCTCCGCTGACCAGTGTGAAGCACGCCGGTCTGCCCTGGGAACTGGGGATTTCGGAAACCCACCAGACGCTGGTGCTCAACGATCTCCGCAGCCGTGTGCGTCTGCAGACTGACGGTCAGCTGAAGACCGGTCGCGACATCATCATTGCGACTCTGTTGGGAGCCGAAGAGTACGGCTTCTCCACCGGGCCGCTGATTACCATGGGCTGTATCATGATGCGTAAGTGTCACCTGAATACCTGCCCGGTCGGGATTGCGACTCAGAATCCGGAACTGCGTAAGAAGTTCGCCGGTCAGCCCGAGCACGTGGTCAACTACTTCTTCCTGCTGGCAGAAGAGGCTCGTGAAATCATGGCTGAACTCGGATTCCGCACCATCAACGAGATGGTCGGACGCAGCGATGTACTGGAACTGGATGAAGGGGTTGCTCACTGGAAAGCGAAGCACCTGGACCTGACTCCAATTCTGCGACTGGCTGAAAAGCCACACGAAAACGTGGGTACTTATTGCACGATGGACCAGCAGCACGGTCTGGAAGTCGTGATTGACAACCTGCTGATCAGCGAGGCACAGCCTGCGATCCAGAATGGTGAGTCGGTCACCATCGATGTGAAACTCAAGAATACGGACCGGACCTTCGGTACGATGCTGAGCCACGAGGTTTCCAAGCATCATGGTGCAGAAGGTCTACCTGATGAAACGATTCACATCAACAGTAAGGGTTCCGCAGGACAGTCCCTGGGTGCCTGGCTGGCACACGGGATTACCATCGAGCACGAAGGCGATGCCAACGACTATGTTGGTAAAGGTCTCAGTGGGGGACGGATCATTATCTATCCGCCCGAGAATTCGACCTTCAAGCCGGAAGATAACATCATCGTCGGTAACGTGAACCTCTACGGAGCGACCGAAGGTGAAGTTTACATTCGCGGTCAGGCTGCAGAACGTTTCTGTGTGCGTAACTCCGGAGCGAAAGCGGTTGTGGAAGGAATCGGCGATCACGGTTGTGAATACATGACCGGCGGTCGGGCCGTTGTTCTCGGTGAGACCGGACGCAACTTTGCAGCCGGGATGTCGGGTGGTGTGGCTTATGTCTACGACCCCGAAGGTCATCTGCTGCAGAACAGCAATCTGGAGACCGTGGAACTGGAACGGCTGGAAGATGCCGAGGATATCGCCGAACTGAAAGAGCTGATTGACAATCATCGCAAGTTCACCGGTTCGACCGTGGCCAAAGCGATTCTGGATAACTGGGAAAACGAACTGGAACTGTTCAAGAAAGTCATGCCTGTGGATTACAAGCGGGCTTTGCTGGAAATGGCAGCTGAAGAAGCGGAAGCTGCCGCCAGCGTCTAG
- a CDS encoding glutamate synthase subunit beta produces MGKPTGFMEFARELGADKKPELRILDWNEFHDHLTDEELSNQGARCMDCGIPFCHTGKTLAGMASGCPINNLIPEWNDHIYNGRWQDALDSLHKTNNFPEFTGRVCPAPCEGACVLGIHEPPVTIKNIENSIIDHAFDQGWVQPSPPKTRTGKKVAVVGSGPAGLAAAAQLNTAGHSVTVYERDDRIGGLLMYGIPNMKLEKWIVQRRVDLLADEGVEFITNTSIGVDITADQLMKDFDAVVLCTGATKPRDLPIPGRDLKGVHFAMEYLSKNTKSLLESGLESKHYENSPVEGFINAEGKKVVVIGGGDTGNDCLGTAMRQNCESLINLEIVPQPPMERAANNPWPQWPKIFRVDYGHEEAAAAFGKDPRMFQMSTLEFVGDGKGNLKAIKICEVDWSKPVENGPPFSVVPGSEQELECDLVFLALGFLGPEHIISEQLSLETDARSNFKAEHEQYTTNIDGVFAAGDCRRGQSLIVWAINEGRGAARECDRYLMGATELP; encoded by the coding sequence ATGGGTAAGCCAACCGGCTTCATGGAATTTGCACGAGAACTGGGTGCCGACAAAAAACCGGAACTGCGGATTCTGGACTGGAATGAGTTCCACGATCATCTGACCGATGAAGAGCTCAGCAACCAGGGCGCTCGCTGCATGGACTGTGGGATTCCCTTCTGCCACACCGGGAAAACCCTGGCAGGCATGGCCTCGGGTTGTCCGATTAACAACCTGATCCCCGAGTGGAACGACCACATCTACAACGGTCGCTGGCAGGATGCACTCGACAGTCTGCACAAGACAAATAACTTCCCGGAATTCACCGGTCGTGTCTGTCCCGCACCTTGTGAAGGGGCCTGCGTACTGGGGATTCACGAACCTCCGGTGACGATCAAGAACATCGAGAACTCGATTATCGATCACGCCTTCGATCAGGGTTGGGTCCAGCCGAGTCCTCCTAAAACACGTACCGGCAAGAAGGTTGCTGTCGTTGGTTCCGGTCCTGCCGGCCTGGCTGCCGCCGCTCAGCTGAATACCGCCGGTCACAGTGTAACCGTCTACGAACGCGACGACCGCATCGGTGGTCTGTTGATGTACGGCATTCCCAACATGAAGCTGGAGAAATGGATCGTACAGCGTCGTGTCGATCTGCTGGCTGACGAAGGGGTGGAATTCATCACCAATACTTCGATCGGCGTGGACATCACCGCGGATCAGCTGATGAAAGATTTCGACGCCGTCGTGCTCTGCACCGGTGCGACCAAGCCCCGCGATCTGCCCATTCCGGGCCGTGATCTGAAGGGTGTGCACTTCGCGATGGAATACCTGTCTAAGAACACGAAGAGCCTGCTGGAGTCCGGTCTGGAAAGCAAGCATTACGAGAACTCTCCGGTTGAGGGTTTCATCAACGCCGAAGGCAAGAAAGTTGTCGTGATCGGAGGTGGTGATACCGGTAACGACTGCCTGGGTACCGCGATGCGTCAGAACTGCGAAAGCCTGATCAACCTGGAAATCGTGCCTCAGCCTCCGATGGAGCGGGCCGCGAACAACCCCTGGCCTCAGTGGCCGAAGATCTTCCGCGTGGACTACGGTCACGAAGAAGCAGCTGCCGCGTTCGGTAAAGATCCGCGGATGTTCCAGATGTCGACCCTCGAATTCGTGGGCGACGGCAAAGGCAATCTGAAAGCGATCAAGATCTGCGAAGTCGACTGGTCCAAGCCGGTTGAGAACGGTCCTCCATTCAGCGTGGTTCCTGGTTCGGAACAGGAGCTCGAATGCGACCTGGTCTTCCTGGCACTTGGGTTCTTAGGCCCCGAGCATATCATCAGCGAGCAGCTGAGCCTGGAAACCGACGCCCGTTCGAACTTCAAAGCCGAGCATGAGCAGTACACGACGAACATCGACGGTGTCTTCGCCGCCGGCGACTGCCGACGTGGTCAGAGCCTGATCGTCTGGGCGATCAATGAAGGCCGCGGCGCCGCCCGTGAGTGCGATCGCTACCTGATGGGAGCCACCGAACTGCCGTAA
- a CDS encoding macro domain-containing protein: MNLPVSDSFRLQIRLSAIDERLYAAWQRWCGDLPFVEVQHGSIFEVAADAIVSPANSFGFMDGGIDRLYLERFGTQLQDRVQAQIRIDHAGELLVGAATLVETGDAEIPWLIAAPTMRVPLPVESTINAYLAARAIFLLIREGLIPAGDYAGQPVREQVKTVSIPGLGTGVGRMDPVRCAKQVRAALEDVVLGRFEFPGSTSQIRKRHDRLLGK; the protein is encoded by the coding sequence ATGAATTTACCTGTGTCTGATTCGTTTCGACTGCAGATTCGGCTGTCTGCCATTGATGAGCGGCTGTACGCGGCCTGGCAGCGGTGGTGTGGTGATCTGCCGTTTGTTGAGGTGCAGCATGGTTCGATCTTCGAAGTCGCAGCGGATGCGATTGTGAGTCCGGCGAACAGTTTTGGTTTCATGGATGGCGGCATTGATCGGCTCTACCTGGAACGCTTTGGAACACAACTGCAGGATCGGGTGCAGGCACAGATTCGCATCGACCATGCCGGGGAACTGCTGGTGGGGGCCGCGACGCTGGTGGAGACCGGTGATGCAGAGATCCCCTGGCTGATTGCTGCTCCCACGATGCGGGTGCCGCTGCCGGTGGAATCGACGATCAATGCTTATCTGGCGGCACGGGCGATCTTTCTCTTGATTCGAGAAGGGTTGATTCCCGCGGGTGACTATGCAGGACAGCCGGTGCGCGAGCAGGTCAAAACGGTGTCGATCCCCGGGCTGGGAACCGGCGTCGGCAGGATGGACCCGGTGCGGTGTGCGAAGCAGGTGCGTGCGGCACTGGAAGATGTCGTACTGGGTCGATTTGAGTTTCCCGGCAGTACTTCACAGATCCGTAAGCGACATGACCGGTTATTGGGAAAGTGA
- a CDS encoding tetratricopeptide repeat protein, with amino-acid sequence MSAIQDELDRGIALCDQAWSDMSLYTANYLEAIECFHKVLALDPLNTDALVNLGSALSDLGNQQEALKYYHRAEEAGSVDRNLFYNIGVAMMNIDQFTRQEAPKYFQLAATKEPSKNTREAYFDPHAH; translated from the coding sequence ATGAGTGCGATTCAAGACGAACTGGATCGAGGAATTGCTCTGTGTGATCAAGCCTGGAGCGATATGTCGCTGTACACAGCAAACTACCTTGAGGCGATCGAGTGTTTTCATAAAGTCCTGGCGCTTGATCCACTGAATACTGATGCCTTGGTTAACCTTGGTTCTGCATTGTCGGATCTGGGTAATCAGCAGGAAGCATTGAAATACTACCATCGTGCTGAGGAAGCAGGCTCTGTTGATCGGAACCTGTTTTATAATATCGGGGTGGCGATGATGAATATCGATCAGTTTACCCGGCAGGAAGCACCGAAGTATTTCCAGCTGGCTGCCACCAAAGAGCCATCGAAAAATACACGGGAAGCGTATTTTGATCCGCACGCACATTGA
- a CDS encoding DUF4291 domain-containing protein — MVSLPTVSYREQIKIWPQSGKHILAHYDAETIVVYQAYSPAIGKFAARRGYFGGDFKYSRMSWIKPNFLWMMYRSAWGTSQGQEVVLGIRLRKSFFDALLDQAVASSFPRGDGRFIDQTEWQQAVQQSDVRIQWDPDHDPIGNKCERRAVQLGLRGAALENYGKREALEIIDLSEFVAEQRPFAASWDQGELQTPVEQVYVPEDPEIGLKVGIELTR, encoded by the coding sequence ATGGTAAGTTTACCTACGGTCAGTTATCGGGAACAAATCAAAATCTGGCCGCAAAGCGGGAAACATATCTTAGCGCACTATGATGCGGAGACCATTGTGGTCTACCAGGCTTACAGCCCGGCGATTGGGAAGTTCGCCGCCCGGCGTGGATACTTCGGAGGGGATTTCAAGTACTCGCGGATGAGCTGGATTAAACCCAATTTCCTGTGGATGATGTACCGCAGTGCCTGGGGAACGTCACAGGGCCAGGAAGTGGTGCTGGGCATTCGTTTGAGGAAATCTTTTTTTGATGCGCTGCTGGACCAGGCGGTGGCTTCTTCCTTTCCCCGTGGAGACGGGCGATTCATAGATCAAACTGAATGGCAGCAGGCGGTGCAGCAGTCTGATGTGCGAATTCAATGGGACCCCGATCATGATCCTATCGGCAATAAGTGTGAGCGACGCGCGGTCCAACTGGGTCTCCGCGGCGCTGCTCTGGAAAATTATGGGAAACGGGAGGCACTGGAAATCATCGACCTGAGTGAGTTCGTAGCAGAGCAACGTCCCTTCGCAGCATCATGGGATCAGGGGGAGTTGCAGACGCCCGTCGAACAGGTTTACGTGCCGGAAGATCCAGAGATTGGGTTGAAGGTGGGAATTGAGTTGACGCGATAG
- a CDS encoding DUF5662 family protein, with product MQEPTPEMVTFYERRTRAHIERVRRNLALLAAEWACGEELLARGEVHDASKFEDAERVPYIWLTEYHRCRWRNIPFTYPEGMEARTQAAVRHHVSHNRHHPEFHDDPNEMTDVDLIEMVCDWTAMSEEFGQDGGSARGWAMKTIGERVAFNDEKTRFVFEVIEQLDRLRTCHGAGDLKR from the coding sequence TTGCAAGAGCCGACGCCGGAGATGGTGACTTTCTATGAACGCCGGACGCGGGCGCATATTGAACGGGTGCGGCGGAATCTGGCGCTGCTGGCGGCGGAATGGGCGTGCGGGGAGGAACTGCTGGCGCGGGGTGAAGTGCATGATGCTTCCAAGTTTGAAGACGCGGAACGCGTGCCTTATATCTGGCTGACCGAATATCATCGCTGCCGGTGGCGGAACATTCCGTTTACTTATCCGGAGGGAATGGAAGCCCGCACGCAGGCGGCGGTGCGGCATCATGTGAGCCACAACCGGCATCATCCGGAATTCCACGACGATCCGAATGAGATGACCGACGTGGATCTGATCGAGATGGTCTGTGACTGGACGGCGATGTCAGAGGAGTTCGGTCAGGACGGCGGCAGTGCCCGGGGCTGGGCCATGAAGACCATCGGTGAGCGGGTCGCTTTTAATGATGAGAAGACGCGGTTCGTGTTTGAGGTGATCGAACAACTGGACCGGCTGCGGACTTGTCATGGTGCGGGGGATCTAAAGCGATGA
- a CDS encoding class I SAM-dependent methyltransferase, whose translation MAFTLEQVVPWGRSFEEYRAMFDLGEADLAQRILGCGDGPASFNATLTRQGGAVVSVDPLYAFSAGEIGQRIDETFVTVLQQTRENAGEFVWEQIRSVEELGEIRRAAMQEFLADYPTGKAQGRYREAALPVLPFEEAAFDLAVCSHFLFLYSAHFSLEFHLASLRELCRVAREVRVFPLLELGARPSRYREPVVAELSAEGYDVQIRRVTYEFQKQGNEMLVISVP comes from the coding sequence ATGGCATTTACTCTGGAGCAGGTGGTTCCCTGGGGGCGTTCGTTTGAGGAATATCGGGCGATGTTTGACCTGGGGGAGGCGGATCTTGCGCAGCGGATTCTGGGTTGCGGGGACGGGCCGGCCAGTTTTAATGCGACGCTGACGCGGCAGGGGGGCGCGGTGGTCTCGGTGGATCCGTTGTATGCGTTCTCTGCCGGGGAGATCGGTCAGCGGATTGACGAGACATTCGTGACCGTATTGCAACAGACGCGGGAGAATGCGGGTGAGTTTGTCTGGGAACAGATTCGCTCGGTCGAAGAACTGGGAGAGATCCGCAGGGCTGCAATGCAGGAGTTTCTGGCTGACTATCCGACGGGGAAGGCGCAGGGGCGCTACCGGGAGGCGGCGTTGCCTGTGTTGCCGTTTGAGGAGGCTGCCTTTGATCTGGCGGTCTGCTCACACTTTCTGTTTTTGTACAGCGCGCACTTTTCCCTTGAGTTTCATCTGGCTTCCCTCAGGGAGTTATGCAGGGTGGCTCGCGAGGTGCGTGTGTTTCCGTTGCTGGAACTGGGGGCGAGACCGTCCCGGTATCGCGAACCGGTCGTGGCAGAACTGTCCGCGGAGGGTTATGATGTGCAGATCAGACGCGTGACTTACGAGTTTCAGAAACAGGGAAACGAAATGCTGGTGATTTCGGTTCCTTAA
- a CDS encoding dual specificity protein phosphatase family protein: MRIGFLLLLIAVLLVLAAGMHQGLWWLLLWPAFSFALVAAGYFGLGPRVFNKSEAGLVPLFNRCLLFPYLLYLNGVWHVSRLLRPEPPLNQLTENLFVSRRLLSHELPAEIVHVIDLTCEQSEPREQRLRGYHCFPILDREAPSVEALSEWISQVAALQEPVLIHCAEGHGRTGLFTAALLLYTRQCGSVEESLRFIQSRRPLVRLSGAQRRVLQTFYEGLETAAPLPVADESRSDDD, from the coding sequence ATGAGAATTGGTTTTCTACTGCTGCTGATTGCGGTGCTGCTGGTGCTGGCTGCCGGGATGCACCAGGGGCTGTGGTGGCTGCTGCTCTGGCCTGCGTTCAGCTTTGCGCTGGTGGCGGCGGGGTATTTTGGTCTCGGTCCCCGGGTGTTTAACAAATCGGAAGCGGGGCTGGTGCCGTTGTTCAATCGGTGTCTGTTGTTTCCCTACCTGCTGTATCTGAACGGGGTCTGGCATGTGTCGCGGCTGTTGAGACCGGAGCCGCCTTTGAATCAGTTGACGGAGAACCTGTTTGTCAGTCGGCGTCTGTTGTCCCATGAGCTGCCGGCGGAGATTGTGCATGTGATTGATCTCACGTGTGAGCAGAGTGAACCACGGGAGCAGCGTTTGCGTGGCTATCACTGCTTCCCTATTCTGGACCGAGAAGCACCGTCGGTTGAAGCGTTATCTGAATGGATTTCCCAAGTCGCAGCGTTGCAGGAACCTGTATTGATCCACTGCGCTGAGGGCCATGGTCGGACGGGGCTGTTTACTGCGGCGCTGCTGTTGTATACCCGGCAGTGTGGGAGTGTGGAAGAATCGCTGCGTTTTATTCAGAGCCGGAGACCACTGGTGCGCTTGAGCGGAGCACAGCGTCGCGTGTTACAGACTTTTTATGAAGGGCTGGAAACCGCGGCACCATTACCGGTTGCAGACGAGTCGCGGAGTGACGATGATTGA
- a CDS encoding DUF4261 domain-containing protein, with protein MDTIVCIPMSIKGPEELLPLVMNETGGKYLYAGSILMSVEHKFSAHCEFGEHDDQISVAFQLGGQGSISGEDIATLDTHQCVLYLIWPNAGLNELYRLHALINVCLDCGGLGVKFENSGVAHSAADWRAKNFAEDTLDLLQSHVMLVGCETHFYSTGMHIFGMPDAAVPASVENREAAFLLTEFNHYQMCESPVFEEGHTFSTSADAPYYRISRKDDWINADEECFANPFGRYLLEPLDLPA; from the coding sequence GTGGATACCATCGTCTGTATTCCGATGTCAATCAAAGGGCCGGAGGAACTGCTGCCGCTGGTTATGAATGAGACCGGGGGCAAGTACCTTTATGCCGGTTCCATTTTGATGTCGGTCGAACATAAATTCTCGGCGCATTGTGAATTTGGTGAGCACGATGACCAGATTTCCGTTGCCTTTCAACTGGGAGGGCAGGGCAGCATCAGCGGTGAAGATATCGCGACGCTGGATACGCATCAGTGTGTGCTGTACCTGATCTGGCCCAATGCGGGGCTGAATGAGTTGTACCGGCTGCATGCCTTGATCAATGTCTGCCTGGATTGTGGCGGGCTGGGTGTCAAATTCGAAAATTCGGGAGTCGCCCATTCAGCGGCTGACTGGCGGGCGAAAAACTTTGCTGAAGATACGCTGGACCTGTTGCAGTCGCATGTGATGCTGGTGGGCTGTGAGACGCATTTTTACAGCACCGGCATGCACATCTTCGGGATGCCCGATGCCGCGGTGCCTGCGAGTGTGGAGAATCGTGAGGCCGCTTTCCTGTTGACCGAGTTCAATCACTACCAGATGTGCGAGTCGCCTGTGTTTGAAGAGGGGCATACGTTTTCGACGAGTGCAGACGCGCCTTATTATCGCATCTCTCGAAAAGATGACTGGATCAATGCGGACGAAGAATGCTTTGCTAATCCATTCGGCAGGTATCTGCTGGAGCCACTGGACCTCCCGGCCTGA